Proteins encoded together in one Hevea brasiliensis isolate MT/VB/25A 57/8 chromosome 16, ASM3005281v1, whole genome shotgun sequence window:
- the LOC110659183 gene encoding uncharacterized protein LOC110659183: MSTGESSINIHDHGTSLDKKKIRVQCNYCGKVVSGFFRLKCHLGGVRKDVVPCEKVPENVKESFRNMLEERKRENLAKEVGKICQPDLPGKRNGWPTSNVVKHFKFEASQTAGYGSKKQLENDSVVEDDVVEHFPVPNKRPDSKITINGQLKEDASAGQVKKSIGRFFYETGIDFSVANSPSFERMLNATLGCGQVTIPTLLELKGWILWDEVKEMQEYVKKIRHSWASTGCSILLDGWVNEKGQNLVSFVVECPEGPIYLHSADVSAIINDVNALQLLLDRAIEEVGIDNVVQIVACSTTGWVGTVGKQFMDRRRTVFWSVSTSHCIKLILEKIGTLVGIRGILDKAKIITKFIYGRGEILKLMRNHTHSYDLIKPSKMKFVVPFLTLENIVSEKKNLKKMFVSSEWRTSVWASVPEGMTVAHLMEDLSFWTGAEMTLKATVPLLRVLSLIAEADKPQVGYIYETMDQAKETIREEFKNKKSQYIPFWKIIDEIWDTYLHSPLHAAGYYLNPSLFYSTDFYSDPEVAFGLLCCIVRMVPDQHTQDLISLQLDEYRHARGAFKEGSAIGKRTNVSPAQWWSTYGKQHPELQKFAVRILSQTCDGALRYGLKRSLAERLLMSGRNHVEQQRLNDLAYVHYNLHLQNTKLGVKSGLVSEEIDPMDDWVVDKALETAPRNGGSEWMEADCTEATVNAEEHHETEAREG; the protein is encoded by the exons ATGTCTACTGGTGAGTCCTCCATCAATATTCATGATCATGGTACTTCTCTTGACAAGAAAAAGATTAGAGTTCAATGCAACTATTGTGGTAAAGTAGTCAGTGGCTTCTTCCGTCTCAAGTGCCATTTAGGGGGTGTACGGAAAGATGTAGTCCCTTGTGAGAAAGTTCCTGAAAATGTTAAGGAATCATTTAGAAATATgttagaagaaaggaaaagagagAATCTTGCTAAGGAAGTTGGAAAAATATGTCAGCCAGATCTGCCAGGGAAGAGAAATGGGTGGCCTACCTCAAATGTTGTCAAGCATTTTAAGTTTGAAGCCAGTCAAACTGCTGGTTATGGAAGCAAAAAGCAGCTAGAGAATGATTCTGTGGTAGAAGATGATGTGGTAGAACATTTTCCAGTTCCTAACAAAAGACCAGATTCAAAAATAACCATAAATGGCCAATTAAAAGAAGATGCATCAGCAGGCCAAGTCAAAAAAAGCATTGGCAGATTTTTCTATGAAACTGGTATTGATTTTAGTGTTGCCAATTCTCCTAGCTTCGAAAGAATGCTAAATGCAACTCTTGGTTGTGGTCAGGTGACAATCCCTACTCTTCTGGAGTTGAAAGGGTGGATTCTTTGGGATGAAGTGAAAGAGATGCAAGAATATGTGAAGAAGATTAGACATTCATGGGCAAGTACTGGATGCAGTATTTTGTTGGATGGATGGGTCAATGAGAAGGGTCAAAACCTGGTTAGTTTTGTGGTGGAATGCCCTGAAGGTCCAATTTATCTTCATTCAGCTGATGTTTCAGCTATTATCAATGATGTAAATGCATTGCAGTTATTACTGGATAGAGCTATTGAGGAGGTTGGGATTGACAATGTAGTTCAAATTGTAGCATGTTCAACGACAGGCTGGGTGGGAACTGTAGGCAAGCAGTTTATGGACAGGCGTAGGACGGTGTTCTGGAGTGTTAGCACATCTCATTGCATTAAGCTCATTCTAGAAAAGATAGGGACATTGGTTGGCATCAGGGGGATACTAGACAAGGCCAAGATCATTACAAAGTTCATTTATGGACGTGGGGAGATTTTGAAGCTTATGAGAAATCATACGCATAGCTATGACTTGATAAAGCCATCCAAGATGAAGTTTGTTGTGCCTTTCTTGACCTTAGAGAATATTGTATCAGAAAAGAAGAACTTGAAGAAAATGTTTGTGTCATCAGAGTGGAGGACCTCAGTCTGGGCTTCCGTTCCAGAGGGAATGACAGTGGCTCATTTGATGGAGGATCTTTCTTTCTGGACTGGGGCTGAGATGACCTTGAAGGCTACTGTGCCACTGCTCCGTGTTCTGAGTCTGATTGCTGAGGCTGATAAACCTCAAGTGGGTTACATATATGAGACCATGGATCAAGCGAAGGAGACAATTAGAGAAGAATTTAAAAACAAGAAATCACAATATATTCCTTTCTGGAAAATAATTGACGAGATCTGGGACACCTATCTCCATAGCCCTCTACATGCTGCAGGCTATTATTTAAACCCAAGCCTATTTTATTCAACTGATTTCTACAGTGATCCTGAGGTTGCTTTTGGCCTGTTATGCTGTATTGTTCGTATGGTACCAGATCAGCACACACAAGATCTAATATCTTTACAACTTGATGAGTATAGACATGCTCGAGGTGCTTTCAAAGAGGGGAGTGCAATTGGCAAAAGAACCAATGTTTCTCCAG CCCAGTGGTGGTCTACCTATGGGAAACAACATCCCGAGCTGCAAAAATTTGCTGTAAGAATTCTGAGCCAAACTTGTGATGGTGCTTTGAGATATGGGCTGAAGAGGAGTTTGGCTGAGAGGCTTCTCATGAGTGGGAGGAACCATGTTGAGCAACAACGATTGAATGATTTAGCATATGTTCACTATAACTTGCACTTGCAGAACACAAAATTAGGTGTTAAAAGTGGCCTTGTATCTGAGGAGATTGATCCGATGGATGATTGGGTGGTAGACAAAGCACTAGAGACCGCACCCAGAAATGGTGGCTCAGAGTGGATGGAGGCAGACTGCACTGAAGCTACTGTAAATGCGGAAGAACATCATGAAACTGAAGCAAGGGAGGGTTAA